A single region of the Myripristis murdjan chromosome 3, fMyrMur1.1, whole genome shotgun sequence genome encodes:
- the LOC115377599 gene encoding E3 ubiquitin-protein ligase RNF182 — translation MTKHESKMSCHQAELEEKVSLPAEELECKICYQRYNAHNRKPKILDCLHRVCARCLNKILDVADAASCISCPFCRHQTEVTEYEVSGLPNDANIMSLLATRDKSWSSDHSREVVLTPKSLSSSSPSHDSSNCLVITIMEVQRDSQHSPGRNGSSDIYAEQSLDSESLGSNRPGDQDALSKLCNHVPRILVWLLGFFYFGSLPLGIYLLVIQRVTLGIVCVSLVPSSLTVCLVYGFCQCLCQGMCDCSSRV, via the exons ATGACTA AACATGAGTCAAAGATGAGCTGCCATCAggctgagctggaggagaaggtCAGTCTTCCAGCAGAGGAGTTGGAGTGCAAGATCTGCTACCAGCGCTACAATGCCCACAACCGTAAGCCCAAGATCCTGGACTGCCTGCACCGGGTCTGTGCTCGTTGCCTCAACAAGATCTTGGACGTGGCCGATGCCGCTAGCTGCATTTCCTGCCCCTTCTGCCGCCACCAGACCGAAGTCACAGAGTACGAGGTGTCCGGCCTACCCAACGATGCCAACATCATGTCCCTGCTGGCAACGCGGGACAAGTCCTGGAGCTCTGACCACAGCAGGGAGGTCGTCCTGACTCCCAAGAGCCTCTCTTCCTCAAGCCCTTCCCATGATTCCTCCAACTGCTTGGTCATCACCATTATGGAGGTGCAGAGAGACTCACAGCATTCTCCCGGCCGCAATGGTAGCTCCGACATCTACGCTGAGCAGAGCCTGGACTCAGAGTCACTGGGCTCAAACAGGCCCGGTGACCAGGATGCTCTGTCCAAACTCTGTAATCACGTCCCTCGCATCCTGGTATGGCTGCTTGGCTTCTTCTACTTTGGGTCTCTGCCTCTGGGAATCTACCTGCTGGTCATCCAGAGAGTGACTCTCGGCATTGTCTGCGTTAGCCTGGTGCCCTCAAGCCTGACAGTTTGCCTGGTCTATGGATTCTGCCAGTGTCTTTGCCAGGGCATGTGTGACTGCTCCTCCAGGGTCTGA